From Bufo gargarizans isolate SCDJY-AF-19 chromosome 10, ASM1485885v1, whole genome shotgun sequence, the proteins below share one genomic window:
- the KBTBD4 gene encoding kelch repeat and BTB domain-containing protein 4 isoform X1: MDPSEEATDQNLVSTTENYFMTYTFTDRSHSSRVAQSIMKLCMEEQLFVDVTVLVEGKEFQLHRLVLSAQSCFFRSMFASNLKEGHNRVIELKDVSASIFQLLVDYIYHGTVKLRLEQLQETYEVADMYQLTALFEECSRFLVRTVQVKNCLQIMWLADQHSDTSLYTAAKHCAKTQLSQLCDTEEFLNLPLRLLTDIITDGVPCSQNPTVAIKNWIHFNKEEREGFTEKLLSSLKETGEKVDIYLIGKEESRTHSIAVSLQCAQDDSISVSGQNSLCHQITASCKHGADLYVVGGSIPRRMWKCNMETMDWERCAPLPRDRLQHTLVSVSSKDVIYSLGGKTLQDSLSNVVIYYRVRDNVWTETSQLEVSISGAAGVNLNGLIYLMGGVENDLDFFTKPSRLIQCFDTNTEKCHVKPYLLPFAGHIHAAVHKDLVFIIAQGDSLICYNPLLDSFTRLYLPEIWNSRPSLWKIASCNGFIYLFRDHYKKGDASAFKLNPVTSVVTVTSGTRFLLTNLQFLLA; this comes from the exons ATGGACCCTTCAGAAGAGGCTACAGACCAGAACTTGGTCAGCACCACAGAGAATTATTTTATGACGTACACCTTCACAGATCGCTCCCACAGCAGTCGCGTGGCTCAGAGCATCATGAAGCTTTGCATGGAGGAGCAGCTGTTTGTGGACGTCACCGTCCTAGTGGAGGGTAAAGAGTTCCAGTTGCACCGATTGGTCCTGTCTGCGCAGAGCTGCTTCTTCCGTTCCATGTTTGCCTCCAATCTGAAAGAGGGTCACAACCGCGTGATCGAGCTGAAGGATGTCAGCGCCAGCATATTCCAGTTACTGGTGGATTACATCTACCATGGGACAGTGAAGCTGCGGCTGGAGCAGTTGCAGGAGACCTATGAGGTGGCCGACATGTACCAGCTGACCGCTTTGTTTGAAGAGTGCTCTCGCTTCCTGGTGAGGACGGTGCAGGTGAAAAACTGCCTGCAGATTATGTGGCTGGCGGATCAGCACAGCGACACCTCGCTTTATACTGCGGCAAAACACTGCGCCAAAACCCAACTGTCGCAACTGTGTGATACAGAAGAGTTCCTGAACCTGCCCCTGAGGTTGCTCACAGATATTATTACAG ACGGCGTTCCCTGTTCACAGAATCCGACCGTGGCGATAAAGAACTGGATCCATTTCAATAAGGAAGAACGGGAGGGATTTACTGAAAAGCTGCTGTCTAGCCTGAAG GAAACCGGGGAAAAGGTGGACATTTATCTGATCGGGAAGGAGGAATCTCGCACGCACTCCATCGCCGTCTCTCTGCAATGCGCTCAGGATGATTCCATTAGCGTAAGTGGGCAGAACAGTTTGTGCCACCAGATCACTGCCTCGTGCAAGCATGGCGCCGATCTCTACGTGGTAGGAGGATCCATACCTCGTCGTATGTGGAAATGTAACATGGAGACCATGGACTGGGAGAGATGTGCACCACTTCCTCGAGACCGTCTGCAGCATACTCTGGTGTCTGTGTCCAGCAAGGATGTCATCTACTCCCTGGGCGGTAAGACTCTGCAAGACTCCCTCTCCAACGTGGTCATTTACTATCGAGTTCGGGACAATGTCTGGACAGAAACTAGTCAGCTGGAGGTCTCCATCTCGGGTGCGGCAGGAGTAAACCTCAATGGGCTCATCTACCTGATGGGAGGAGTGGAGAACGACCTCGACTTCTTCACGAAACCCTCTCGTCTTATCCAGTGTTTTGACACCAACACCGAGAAGTGCCACGTCAAACCCTACCTGCTGCCGTTCGCCGGTCACATCCACGCAGCCGTTCACAAGGACCTGGTGTTCATCATAGCCCAGGGAGATTCTCTGATTTGTTATAACCCACTTTTGGACAGCTTCACACGGCTGTACCTTCCTGAAATCTGGAACTCGAGACCGTCTCTCTGGAAAATCGCCAGCTGCAATGGTTTCATTTATCTGTTCCGGGATCATTACAAGAAAGGGGACGCCAGTGCCTTCAAGCTAAACCCAGTCACCTCCGTGGTGACAGTAACTAGCGGCACTCGGTTTTTGCTTACCAATCTGCAGTTTCTATTGGCATGA
- the KBTBD4 gene encoding kelch repeat and BTB domain-containing protein 4 isoform X2, whose product MDPSEEATDQNLVSTTENYFMTYTFTDRSHSSRVAQSIMKLCMEEQLFVDVTVLVEGKEFQLHRLVLSAQSCFFRSMFASNLKEGHNRVIELKDVSASIFQLLVDYIYHGTVKLRLEQLQETYEVADMYQLTALFEECSRFLVRTVQVKNCLQIMWLADQHSDTSLYTAAKHCAKTQLSQLCDTEEFLNLPLRLLTDIITDGVPCSQNPTVAIKNWIHFNKEEREGFTEKLLSSLKSIDDEEEEEEEEEDEDDDHSVDDYEDYEIEYEYSEPEYDFGHESEEEEEEEEEEEDAAAAEARNAAADRNANDPNFQALLQRLREKRDEENRRNPYCFQDDPQWGPGEERPRPTPDPEGRLQNTNWCQCGQCSIMSEVEECVCCRELPATERFFQTDPCVTQHEDFSRFVTSREILIPLLQFATKMTAAQFECKEHRHLRVAGYRKFTNLVYGFLGKARRVSVPTCVITKIRQTYPEPDGHYTGFKYYSDHASGELPIKLCF is encoded by the exons ATGGACCCTTCAGAAGAGGCTACAGACCAGAACTTGGTCAGCACCACAGAGAATTATTTTATGACGTACACCTTCACAGATCGCTCCCACAGCAGTCGCGTGGCTCAGAGCATCATGAAGCTTTGCATGGAGGAGCAGCTGTTTGTGGACGTCACCGTCCTAGTGGAGGGTAAAGAGTTCCAGTTGCACCGATTGGTCCTGTCTGCGCAGAGCTGCTTCTTCCGTTCCATGTTTGCCTCCAATCTGAAAGAGGGTCACAACCGCGTGATCGAGCTGAAGGATGTCAGCGCCAGCATATTCCAGTTACTGGTGGATTACATCTACCATGGGACAGTGAAGCTGCGGCTGGAGCAGTTGCAGGAGACCTATGAGGTGGCCGACATGTACCAGCTGACCGCTTTGTTTGAAGAGTGCTCTCGCTTCCTGGTGAGGACGGTGCAGGTGAAAAACTGCCTGCAGATTATGTGGCTGGCGGATCAGCACAGCGACACCTCGCTTTATACTGCGGCAAAACACTGCGCCAAAACCCAACTGTCGCAACTGTGTGATACAGAAGAGTTCCTGAACCTGCCCCTGAGGTTGCTCACAGATATTATTACAG ACGGCGTTCCCTGTTCACAGAATCCGACCGTGGCGATAAAGAACTGGATCCATTTCAATAAGGAAGAACGGGAGGGATTTACTGAAAAGCTGCTGTCTAGCCTGAAG TCTATTGatgatgaagaagaagaagaagaggaggaagaagatgaagaTGATGATCATAGTGTGGACGATTATGAGGATTATGAAATAGAATATGAGTATTCTGAACCAGAATATGATTTTGGA CATGAaagtgaagaggaggaagaagaagaagaagaggaagaagacgCAGCAGCAGCTGAGGCTCGGAATGCCGCCGCTGACAGGAATGCTAATGACCCT AATTTCCAAGCACTTCTACAACGTTTAAGGGAAAAAAGAGACGAAGAAAATCGCCGTAATCCGTATTGCTTCCAGGATGACCCCCAGTGGGGACCAGGGGAGGAGCGGCCACGTCCAACGCCCGATCCCGAAGGAAGGCTGCAGAACACAAATTGGTGTCAGTGTGGACAGTGCTCGATCATGTCCGAGGTGGAGGAGTGTGTCTGCTGCCGTGAATTACCAGCAACGGAGAGATTCTTCCAAACCGATCCTTGTGTTACACAACATGAGGACTTCTCGCGCTTTGTTACGTCAAGAGAGATTCTCATCCCACTGCTCCAGTTTGCTACCAAGATGACGGCCGCGCAGTTTGAATGCAAGGAACACAG GCATCTACGTGTGGCTGGATATCGCAAATTCACTAACCTGGTATATGGATTTCTTGGAAAGGCACGCCGAGTATCTGTACCCACGTGTGTAATCACAAAAATAAGGCAAACCTACCCAGAACCTGACGGGCATTACACCGGGTTTAAGTATTATTCTGATCACGCTTCTGGTGAACTGCCGATAAAACTCTGTTTCTAG